One window of the bacterium genome contains the following:
- a CDS encoding TrkA C-terminal domain-containing protein: MNLLLFIFTVIVSFIAVRIGAIAFQLTGLEWSLAKFQSLSCFTATGFTTKEAELITGHPQRRRIATILIIIGHAGFVTLIGTFANSLRPAATMPKFTIPFLHAIIPSSLLPWINLIIIIFAVYVIYKISTRTRFAVKVTNFLKARIIKREIVKPVSFEELLVATGGYGVSSIEVCKDSPVLNKTILESDLRKHDITVLALEREGQTIPNPSAETKILLGDKLVCFGKLENIRTELCLSPQ, from the coding sequence ATGAATTTACTATTATTCATATTTACAGTCATTGTGTCATTTATAGCGGTAAGAATAGGAGCCATTGCATTCCAATTGACGGGTCTGGAATGGTCCTTAGCTAAATTCCAGTCGCTGTCCTGCTTTACAGCAACGGGATTTACCACAAAAGAAGCGGAACTGATTACCGGTCACCCTCAAAGACGGCGTATTGCCACAATTCTTATTATAATAGGTCACGCGGGTTTTGTTACCTTAATTGGTACATTTGCCAATTCATTAAGACCAGCCGCTACTATGCCTAAATTTACCATTCCCTTTTTACACGCTATTATTCCTTCCAGCCTATTGCCATGGATAAATTTGATAATTATCATATTTGCCGTTTACGTCATTTATAAAATTTCTACTCGCACCAGATTCGCCGTAAAAGTAACCAATTTCTTAAAAGCACGTATAATTAAAAGAGAAATTGTTAAACCTGTTTCTTTCGAGGAGCTTTTAGTGGCCACTGGTGGTTATGGTGTGTCCAGTATCGAAGTTTGTAAAGACAGTCCTGTATTAAATAAGACAATCCTTGAGTCAGATTTAAGAAAACACGATATTACAGTTCTGGCCTTGGAGAGGGAGGGACAGACGATTCCTAACCCTTCAGCAGAGACAAAAATTCTCTTGGGTGATAAACTTGTATGTTTTGGGAAGTTAGA
- the corA gene encoding magnesium/cobalt transporter CorA — protein sequence MARIIKKVSRKAGLPPGTLIHVGKKGEERVNISIIDYDEKHYQEKETENIEESFPFKDKPTVSWINIEGIHKIEIIEKIGKHFNLHPLLLEDILNTDQRPKIEDFDDYIFVVLKMLYYDEKEKEIISEQVSLIIGSNFVISFQEKEGDVFNPIRDRIRNAKGRIRKMGADYLAYALIDAIVDNYFIILEKIGEKVEGMEDELVTNPTPETLQTIHNLKRDTIFLRKSVWPLREGISVLERSESPLIQESTGIFLRDVYDHTIQVIDTIETFRDMVSGMLDIYLSSISNRMNEVMKVLTIIATIFIPLTFIAGVYGMNFKYMPELEWRWAYFGVLAIMLVVGILMISYFRRKKWF from the coding sequence ATGGCAAGAATTATAAAAAAAGTATCAAGGAAAGCCGGCCTTCCACCAGGTACTCTAATCCATGTGGGTAAGAAGGGAGAAGAAAGGGTAAATATTTCCATCATTGATTACGATGAAAAGCACTATCAGGAGAAAGAAACAGAAAACATTGAAGAGAGCTTTCCTTTTAAGGATAAGCCGACTGTAAGCTGGATAAATATAGAGGGCATTCATAAAATAGAAATCATAGAGAAAATCGGGAAACATTTCAATTTGCACCCTCTTTTGCTGGAAGACATTTTGAATACTGACCAACGTCCCAAAATAGAAGATTTTGATGATTATATTTTTGTTGTCTTGAAAATGCTTTATTATGATGAAAAGGAGAAAGAAATAATTTCAGAACAAGTTAGTTTAATTATTGGTTCAAATTTCGTTATTTCTTTCCAGGAAAAAGAAGGAGATGTCTTTAACCCCATAAGAGACAGAATCAGAAATGCTAAAGGGAGAATAAGAAAAATGGGTGCGGATTATCTTGCTTACGCTCTGATAGATGCAATTGTGGATAACTATTTCATAATTTTGGAGAAAATCGGGGAAAAGGTAGAAGGAATGGAAGATGAGCTGGTGACGAATCCTACTCCTGAGACCTTGCAGACAATCCACAATTTAAAAAGAGATACAATTTTCCTGCGCAAGTCAGTGTGGCCCCTAAGGGAAGGCATTAGCGTCCTGGAGAGGTCAGAATCTCCACTTATTCAGGAATCAACAGGCATATTCCTTAGAGATGTTTATGACCATACTATTCAGGTTATTGACACCATAGAGACATTCAGGGATATGGTTTCCGGGATGCTCGATATTTACCTTTCCAGCATCAGTAACAGGATGAACGAAGTGATGAAAGTGTTAACCATAATAGCTACCATATTTATTCCGTTGACTTTTATCGCCGGTGTTTATGGGATGAATTTCAAATATATGCCGGAACTGGAATGGCGCTGGGCGTATTTTGGCGTCCTGGCCATTATGCTTGTTGTGGGTATTTTGATGATTTCTTATTTCAGAAGAAAGAAATGGTTTTAA
- the recR gene encoding recombination mediator RecR has product MPIHSKSLQRLISALHRLPGIGPKSAQRLAFHILKSSRAEANELAQAILAAKEKMKSCSVCGNITDSDPCLICDDSTRDGSTICVVEQPQDIFVFEKMGEYKGTYHVLMGALSPLDGVGPDDLKIKELVTRIEQGNIREVIIGTNPNVEGETTAAYLSKLIKPLGVKVTQLAQGMPMGSDLEYADEVTLAKALEGRREV; this is encoded by the coding sequence ATGCCTATCCATTCCAAATCTTTACAGAGACTAATCTCGGCTTTGCACCGTTTGCCGGGCATCGGGCCGAAGAGTGCCCAGAGGTTAGCATTCCATATATTGAAGAGTTCCCGGGCAGAGGCTAATGAATTAGCTCAAGCTATTCTCGCAGCAAAGGAGAAGATGAAAAGCTGTTCTGTTTGTGGCAATATCACTGATAGCGACCCTTGTTTGATATGTGATGATTCTACCAGAGATGGAAGTACCATCTGCGTCGTAGAACAGCCGCAGGACATCTTCGTTTTTGAAAAGATGGGAGAGTATAAAGGAACGTACCATGTGCTTATGGGTGCACTTTCTCCCCTTGATGGAGTTGGTCCTGACGATTTAAAGATAAAGGAACTGGTCACAAGAATTGAACAGGGAAATATCAGAGAAGTGATAATCGGTACAAATCCAAATGTGGAAGGCGAAACAACTGCTGCTTATCTCTCGAAACTCATCAAGCCTCTGGGAGTCAAGGTGACCCAGCTGGCACAGGGAATGCCTATGGGCAGCGACCTGGAGTATGCCGATGAAGTCACCCTGGCCAAAGCCCTGGAAGGCAGGCGAGAGGTTTGA
- the dnaX gene encoding DNA polymerase III subunit gamma/tau gives MSYLVLALKYRPQTFDEIVGQEHVSKTLKNAITSGKVAHAYLFSGPRGIGKTTTARILAKALNCKESPTPQPCNKCISCVEIVRGSSIDVLEIDGASNRGIDEIRALRENVKFAPISSRYKIYIIDEAHQITHDAFNALLKTLEEPPPHVIFMLATTQPERIPPTILSRCQRFSFKLIPQKKIFDRLNYIVGKEKLKIEKEVLNLIAYRGEGSLRDAQSLLDQVISYAGNKKIGLEETNFILGVLPFERLVEFSDLIAEHKGREILSLIDEITESGYNLHQFIKDLRQHFRNMLLIKVLGENTKILQLPDKHLGILLKKGAQFTEENLVRIIDLLSKTYESMKWSEQPRLVIEVDMFRLCQPYIPIGEIIERIRKLEKSLTLEEKKGEPPKEKYIPPVEKASPKIKEKEEPYAAGVSRIEEITERWEEVLESVRKQDTPLHSCLLEGLPVRMEGELLYIAFPKSYSFHKDRVEKKSNIVEQAIKEVLGKEIKIKCMTGEINATSPTKEKVEEDESAPEEFLGESEPEEKVAAPNQEPVFNSEEKKEVDPIVEKVIKMFEGEIVKEKPEKE, from the coding sequence ATGTCTTACCTGGTATTAGCACTAAAATATAGACCACAAACGTTCGATGAGATTGTAGGGCAGGAGCATGTCTCTAAGACTTTAAAGAATGCCATTACCTCAGGTAAAGTTGCCCACGCTTACCTTTTCTCAGGTCCCAGAGGCATAGGCAAGACAACCACTGCACGCATCTTAGCTAAAGCACTGAATTGTAAAGAAAGCCCCACACCCCAGCCCTGCAACAAGTGTATATCCTGTGTGGAAATTGTCAGAGGCAGTTCCATTGATGTTCTGGAAATCGATGGGGCATCCAATAGAGGGATTGATGAGATAAGGGCTTTAAGGGAGAACGTGAAATTTGCTCCCATCTCCTCCCGCTACAAAATCTACATTATTGACGAGGCGCATCAGATTACTCATGACGCTTTCAATGCTCTTCTGAAGACCCTGGAAGAACCTCCCCCCCACGTCATCTTTATGCTGGCCACCACTCAGCCGGAGAGGATTCCACCCACCATTCTTTCCCGATGCCAGAGGTTTTCCTTTAAATTGATTCCTCAGAAGAAAATCTTTGACAGACTAAATTACATTGTTGGAAAAGAAAAACTAAAAATAGAAAAGGAGGTTCTTAATCTAATTGCTTACAGAGGAGAAGGAAGTCTCAGGGATGCCCAGAGCCTGCTCGACCAGGTTATCTCTTATGCTGGCAATAAGAAGATAGGATTAGAGGAGACAAATTTCATTCTGGGTGTTCTTCCATTTGAGCGCCTGGTAGAATTTTCCGACCTCATCGCTGAGCACAAAGGCAGAGAGATTCTCTCCCTCATAGATGAGATAACCGAATCCGGTTATAACCTCCACCAGTTTATCAAAGACCTGAGGCAACACTTCAGGAATATGCTGCTTATAAAAGTGTTAGGAGAGAATACGAAAATTTTGCAACTTCCCGATAAGCATCTGGGAATCCTTCTCAAAAAAGGAGCACAGTTTACGGAAGAAAACTTGGTGAGGATTATCGACCTTCTCAGCAAGACCTACGAATCTATGAAGTGGAGCGAACAACCGCGCCTGGTGATAGAGGTAGATATGTTCCGTCTATGTCAGCCATATATCCCCATTGGAGAGATTATTGAGAGAATCAGGAAACTGGAAAAGTCGCTAACCCTTGAAGAGAAAAAAGGGGAACCGCCTAAGGAAAAATATATCCCCCCGGTAGAGAAAGCTTCTCCCAAAATTAAGGAGAAGGAGGAACCGTATGCTGCAGGGGTTTCTCGGATTGAAGAAATTACAGAGCGCTGGGAGGAAGTTCTCGAATCTGTCAGGAAACAGGATACTCCTCTCCACTCTTGCCTTCTCGAGGGTTTGCCAGTCCGTATGGAAGGAGAGCTCCTGTATATCGCTTTCCCCAAAAGTTACAGTTTCCATAAGGACAGAGTAGAGAAAAAGTCGAATATTGTCGAACAAGCTATTAAGGAAGTTCTGGGGAAAGAAATCAAGATAAAATGTATGACTGGCGAGATTAATGCTACCTCGCCGACAAAAGAGAAGGTGGAGGAAGATGAGTCAGCTCCTGAGGAGTTTTTAGGAGAGTCTGAGCCAGAGGAGAAAGTGGCGGCTCCCAACCAGGAGCCGGTTTTCAATTCCGAGGAAAAAAAAGAAGTTGACCCAATTGTAGAAAAAGTGATAAAAATGTTTGAAGGAGAAATCGTAAAGGAGAAACCTGAAAAAGAATAA